A genomic region of Cryptococcus gattii WM276 chromosome F, complete sequence contains the following coding sequences:
- a CDS encoding uncharacterized protein (Similar to TIGR gene model, INSD accession AAW43997.1) produces MEIDPKPTQSSSGEGIINGGGNITSGQGVGGQRKDVTGGGGPSGAVTGMDISRTSTPGAGPSTTPLPSKAGTPRATPQTPVTAPEEDQANAGSSAGPSWEVQLAGRKRKWSMLGFTKEEQDVMEHDSLSLQLALAMDQEATLYPPPPTAFSSYEDAVQRLLPYHVWQVYDEELDTWEKADVAKETKEAEGILDKIKGLKERFAKARRREDDHLSPLPSTISFFQSSTSNIREDLTSLQTNLRTARAELSAIEQEQKKIAEEKRKEKMEEEGRKAVAAMAMQQAARQQLMGQAQAQNSNQALSRAATPSAQLPGFSPVSTPSKAGSPPKRGRGRPPAALSKFSGPPSGSFPARAGASGTLTPSGVSTPVAPGTPQSSAAVGGIGAGRPPGQMVNGSGTSTPVRPPNPPPQGPVSITVNLSLIPQLVAIGLIAVPPNTAPGAPKPPGIIIKSLDDKKSVVIQINLAMCSKPQLLGLAKVLNVNTVKSATPSAPSTPGGSGSGSGAGPSVK; encoded by the exons ATGGAAATCGACCCCAAACCAACACAATCATCTTCTGGAGAAGGTATCATCAATGGTGGCGGAAACATAACATCTGGTCAGGGTGTCGGTGGTCAGCGGAAAGATGTCACTGGTGGGGGTGGTCCCAGTGGAGCAGTGACTGGGATGGATATCTCAAGAACTTCTACTCCTGGCGCTGGCCCCTCGACTACGCCCTTACCTTCAAAAGCTGGGACCCCCCGAGCAACACCCCAAACACCAGTTACTGCaccagaagaagatcagGCGAATGCGGGCTCTAGCGCTGGTCCTAGTTGGGAGGTTCAGTTGGCAggcaggaagaggaagtggagTATGCTGGGCTTTACCAAGGAAGAGCAAGATGTTATGGAGCACGATTCCTTATC GTTACAACTTGCTTTGGCAATGGACCAAGAAGCCACTCTCTATCCACCACCACCGACTGCATTTTCGTCTTATGAGGATGCAGTGCAACGGTTATTACCGTATCATGTTTGGCAAGTGTATGATGAAGAGCTAGATACATGGGAGAAGGCAGACGTTGCAAAGG AAACAAAAGAAGCAGAAGGTATCCTGGACAAAATAAAAGGATTAAAAGAACGGTTTGCTAAAGCTCGCCGGCGAGAAGATGAT CATCTTTCACCGCTACCATCAACTatttctttcttccaaTCGTCCACTTCCAACATACGTGAAGACCTCACTTCCCTTCAAACAAATCTAAGAACCGCGAGAGCCGAGTTGAGCGCTATTGAGCAagaacagaagaagatagcagaggagaagaggaaagagaagatggaagaagaaggcagaaAAGCGGTGGCAGCTATGGCGATGCAGCAAGCAGCGCGACAGCAGCTTATGGGACAGGCGCAAGCGCAGAATTCAAATCAAGCATTATCGAGAGCAGCGACGCCTAGCGCTCAGTTACCTGGATTTAGTCCAGTCAGTACTCCCAGCAAGGCAGGATCACCGCCCAAACGGGGGAGAGGCCGGCCGCCTGCTGCGTTGAGTAAATTCTCAGGACCACCTTCCGGTAGTTTTCCAGCGCGCGCAGGAGCTTCTGGTACACTGACCCCCTCGGGAGTCAGTACGCCGGTTGCACCCGGTACTCCTCAATCTAGTGCTGCCGTTGGTGGAATCGGTGCTGGTAGACCGCCGGGTCAAATGGTGAATGGATCTGGTACAAGTACACCTGTTAGACCACCAAATCCTCCTCCACAGGGTCCCGTATCGATAACCGTCAATTT ATCGTTAATACCGCAACTAGTTGCCATTGGTTTGATTGCTGTACCTCCTAATACTGCACCAGGTGCACCAAAACCACCCGGAATAATCATTAAATCGCTAGATGATAAGAAAAGTGTAGTAATACAAAT AAACCTTGCAATGTGTTCAAAACCTCAGTTATTGGGGCTTGCAAAAGTTTTAAATGTCAACACGGTGAAGTCGGCAACTCCATCCGCACCGTCGACCCCTGGAGGTTCAGGATCTGGATCAGGGGCGGGGCCGAGTGTCAAGTGA
- a CDS encoding Aromatic amino acid transaminase, putative (Similar to SGTC gene model, INSD accession EAL19985.1): MTATTISTETVPQAPAPGTKTNGTLGKYNPRNYLSDRAKVTEIDGIRGLMACEGPGVVSFLAGRPNPDTFPFNSITLNLKPPLGLPESSNNMPVSITIEDPDLAIALQYAPSAGIPKLREWLADLQAHVHERPRGDYAISVGSGSQDLMFKGFQAVLNPGDPVLLETPMYAGVLPALRILKADYAEVDVDDQGLSAKNLEKVLSEWPADKKRPRVLYTSPIGSNPSGCSASKERKLEVLKVCKKYDVLIFEDDPYYYLAQELIPSYFALEKQVYPEGGHVVRFDSFSKLLSAGMRLGFATGPKEILHAIDVSTAGANLHTSAVSQGVALRLMQYWGIEGFLAHGRAVAKLYTDRRAQFEATAHKYLDGLASWVSPVAGMFLWIDLRPAGIEDSYELIRHEALAKGVLGVPGMAFYPTGRKSSHVRVSFSIVDLGDESDLGFQRLAEAIKDKRKALGLA; this comes from the exons ATGACCGCTACTACCATTTCTACAGAAACCGTCCCCCAGGCTCCGGCTCCGGGGACTAAGACCAACGGCACACTCGGCAAGTACAACCCTCGAAACTACCTCAGCGACAGGGCCAAGGTTACTGAAATTGATGGGA TTCGTGGTTTGATGGCTTGCGAAGGGCCAGGCGTTGTCTCCTTC CT TGCCGGCCGACCCAACCCTGACACCTTCCCATTCAACTCCATTACCCTCAACCTCAAACCTCCCCTTGGTCTTCCCGAGTCGTCTAACAACATGCCCGTTTCCATAACAATTGAGGACCCTGACCTTGCCATTGCCCTTCAATATGCCCCTTCTGCCGGTATTCCCAAGCTTCGTGAATGGCTTGCTGACTTGCAAGCCCACGTCCACGAGCGCCCCAGAGGCGATTACGCTATTTCAGTCGGAAGCGGTAGTCAGGATCTGATGTTCAAGGGATTCCAGGCTGTGCTCAACCCTGGAGACCCTGTGTTGCTCGAAACCCCTATGTACGCAGGTGTTCTTCCTGCTCTGAGGATCCTAAAGGCGGACTACGCTGAGGTTGATGTCGATGACCAAGGCTTATCAGCTAAGAACTTGGAGAAAGTCTTGAGCGAGTGGCCTGCAGACAAAAAGAGGCCTAGGGTGCTTTACACGTCTCCTATTGGCTCCAACCCCTCTGGATGCTCCGCTTCCAAGGAAAGAAAATTGGAGGTTTTGAAGGTATGCAAGAAGTACGACGTTTTGATCTTTGAGG ATGACCCTTATT ATTACCTCGCTCAAGAGCTTATTCCCAGCTACTTCGCCCTCGAAAAGCAGGTCTACCCAGAAGGAGGTCACGTTGTTCGATTCGACTCTTTCTCTAAACTCCTCTCCGCTGGTATGCGATTG GGCTTTGCTACCGGCCCCAAGGAAATTCTCCACGCTATCGATGTGAGCACTGCGGGTGCCAATTTGCACACCAGTGCTGTCTCCCAGGGTGTCGCCCTTCGCCTCATGCAGTACT GGGGCATTGAGGGTTTCCTTGCCCACGGCCGTGCAGTCGCCAAGCTCTACACCGATCGTCGAGCTCAATTCGAGGCCACCGCTCACAAGTACCTCGACGGTTTGGCTTCATGGGTCTCTCCTGTGGCTGGTATGTTCCTCTGGATTGATCTCAGGCCCGCTGGTATCGAGGATTCCTACGAATTGATCAGACACGAGGCTCTTGCGAAGGGTGTGTTGGGTGTTCCTGGGATGGC TTTCTACCCAACTGGACGGAAGAGCTCTCATGTCCGCGTATCCTTCTCTATTGTTGACCTTGGAGACGAGTCGGATTTGGGTTTCCAGAGGTTGGCAGAGGCTATCAAAGACAAGCGCAAGGCGTTGGGTTTGGCTTGA
- a CDS encoding enzyme regulator, putative (Similar to TIGR gene model, INSD accession AAW44182.1), producing the protein MPHSIPLPRPNSAGPVPSYRLPHLIHTYSHLPTRAISHNDASMAYYSPAPIGCDLTEGFERRIEREDEEEHLDGLVESLECIIKRGGKGERKGGIITWRGMLTRLLTMPYETRDPWEMTAIALDGSVYLELWDPPEAKAKRRQEQSSWKKQGYMGYAYESFSTIPQGGRPGNGAEGWGGDVNTNVQWANVVRSAIGEIPLCIAGEVDCVKAEPGSPNPGLSGCMELKTNKVIQHPGHEAMFHKKLLKHWAQSWLLGIPEVVVGFRDDDGILRSQTTFDTAKIPYLVGTLNKSSWSPSFCLQSLHSVCSHLTTNVLPTDPLVTYPHIRGNRQAVEEVGELPPAVVWRLVFDPRKGCELHAVGEVGVVDGRWGGMLKEEYVRWRMGLD; encoded by the exons ATGCCCCACTCAATCCCCTTACCAAGGCCCAATTCAGCAGGCCCTGTACCCTCCTACCGGCTTCCTCATCTAATCCACACGTACTCCCATCTGCCCACGAGGGCTATATCTCACAATGACGCTTCCATGGCCTATTACTCTCCAGCGCCGATCGGATGTGATCTCACAGAAGGATTTGAAAGGCGGATAGAGagagaagacgaggaagaacaTCTAGATGGGCTGGTAGAGAGCCTGGAATGCATTATTAAACGAGGGGGGAAGGgtgaaagaaaaggagggaTCATCACTTGGAGAGGAATGTTGACAAG GCTTCTTACCATGCCATATGAGACGAGAGATCCATGGGAAATGACTGCTATAGCTCTCGATGGCTCTGTTTATCTTGAATTGTGGGATCCGCCAGAGGCAAAAGCCAAACG GAGACAAGAGCAATCATCTTGGAAGAAGCAAGGCTATATGGGATACGCGTACGAATCATTCTCTACGATACCGCAAGGGGGACGCCCGGGAAATGGGGCGGAAGGATGGGGAGGTGATGTCAATACTAATGTACAA TGGGCTAA CGTGGTGCGTTCCGCAATAGGAGAAATACCGCTCTGCATTGCTGGGGAAGTCGACTGCGTGAAAG CTGAACCTGGATCTCCAAATCCAGGCTTATCAGGATGCATGGAACTCAAGACTAATAAGGTCATACAACATCCCGGACACGAAGCAATGTTTCATAAAAAACTGTTGAAGCATTGGGCGCAGAGTTGGTTATTGGGGATACCT GAAGTCGTCGTAGGCTTCAGAGATGATGACGGGATTCTTCGCTCCCAGACAACGTTCGATACTGCAAAGATTCCTTATCT AGTTGGGACACTCAATAAATCATCATGGTCACCCAGCTTCTGCCTCCAATCCCTCCATTCGGTTTGCTCTCACTTGACAACGAATGTTTTACCCACCGATCCACTCGTCACCTATCCCCATATACGCGGCAATAGACAGGCTGTAGAGGAAGTTGGAGAGCTACCGCCAGCCGTCGTGTGGCGATTGGTATTTGACCCAAGAAAGGGCTGCGAGTTGCACGCTGTAGGAGAAGTAGGCGTAGTCGATGGACGTTGGGGAGGGATGCTGAAGGAGGAGTATGTGCGATGGAGAATGGGGTTGGATTGA
- a CDS encoding uncharacterized protein (Similar to TIGR gene model, INSD accession AAW44201.1), with protein sequence MPHLPLWILPLTIPMLYLLKSNPLPSRETVIPPDEERVLLLGASSGVGKDLALAYARRGAKVFLLARRAEALEEVRRECEEAAAKAGKKAEVLVFPGDLTKVADLVSAREMIVKAWSGVDTVHILAGLPSTSLLMDLAGVSLDRSNPSTASPSGAPLAFGSKGESKNLGPTLEGLERVEKEARAVAEVNYLGTVLALSCFLPLLASSSRSPALHHLSSVAATVPAPHRVIYAATKSAGLMAVESCRVECEGCGVRFFSFCPGTIDNEFRLKTATSQTGGRDETKLPIKHSWEGLLLQPEIVTKTILHHLSLSPKPQPLVPYPPFNFFRALDAPPKHLVHMPFMYRLAMFVRDTPLGWGYIEPAARRKYGLIGRA encoded by the exons ATGCCCCATCTCCCATTGTGGATCCTCCCCTTAACCATCCCGATGTTATACCTCCTCAAATCAAACCCACTCCCTTCTCGGGAAACAGTCATCCCTCCTGACGAAGAACGCGTTCTGCTGCTCGGTGCATCTTCTGGTGTCGGCAAGGATCTTGCTTTGGCGTATGCAAGACGCGGTGCAAAGGTCTTCTTACTAGCAAGAAGGGCCGAGGCCCTGGAAGAGGTCAGGAGAGAATGCGAAGAGGCGGCAGCAAAGGCTGGCAAGAAGGCGGAGGTATTAGTTTTTCCGGGAGATCTGACCAAAGTCGCTGATTTGGTCAGTGCTCGAGAAATGATTGTAAAAG CTTGGTCTGGAGTTGATACTGTGCACATCCTCGCTGGCCTTCCATCAACGTCGCTTCTTATGGATCTTGCCGGAGTTTCCCTTGATCGCTCTAATCCTTCTACTGCCTCCCCATCCGGTGCACCTCTCGCGTTCGGCTCTAAAGGTGAATCGAAAAACTTAGGACCGACCCTTGAAGGGCTGGAAAGAGTCGAGAAAGAGGCCAGGGCCGTCGCCGAAGTCAACTACTTAGGGACTGTGCTCGCTCTGAGCTGCTTC CTTCCGTTGCTTGCGTCTAGCTCTCGTTCTCCCGCTTTGCATCATCTCTCTTCAGTCGCCGCGACTGTCCCTGCACCTCACCGTGTGATTTACGCCGCTACAAAGTCTGCAGGTCTCATGGCCGTAGAGAGCTGTAGAGTGGAATGTGAGGGTTGTGGTGTGAGATTTTTCT CGTTTTGTCCGGGAACAATCGACAATGAGTTCAGACTCAAGACGGCTACGTCGCAGACAGGCGGTAGGGACGAAACAAAATTGCCCATCAAACACTCTTGGGAGGGCCTGCTCCTGCAGCCCGAAATTG TCACGAAAACTATCCTCCACCACTTGTCGCTATCTCCGAAACCACAGCCTCTCGTCCCTTACCCACCATTCAACTTTTTCCGCGCTTTGGACGCTCCTCCAAAACACCTTGTTCACATGCCGTTCATGTATAGACTTGCGATGTTCGTGAGAGACACGCCTTTGGGGTGGGGCTACATTGAACCTGCTGCCAGAAGAAAGTACGGCTTGATTGGCAGGGCATAG
- a CDS encoding Transparent testa glabra 1 protein, putative (Similar to TIGR gene model, INSD accession AAW44203.1), producing the protein MSPYRLIEYDVGQPLYGVGFSNSASHPHRVALTSLVTGPTNKLYIADLSHPPDTQPSSPYLQANNGTSGPSHPPPTYRQITSTSLSLPATKVGWEPEGSVRVDQGGRGELLATTGESLHLWEVAKEWTEGSGHVGHNGWGNERFTLKSRSILSNTKGAHGSLPPVTSFSWNNKSPNKIVTCSIDTTATLWDINTAQAMTQLIAHDRAVYDLCWLPASSDIFVSVGADGSLRAFDLRQLEHSTILYESSRDAPLARIAFSKKEQHMLACFGLDDSKILILDMRSPGKPVAELIGHQAPLGAIAWGAGGTGSRGEPTGGGWLASCGDDSQLLLYDLTAPLPSSRSSSRSNFRNSNTTSPYVLSPSVTPSSQRTPSPADAVEMMPVKGWTAKGEINNLAFTNNGDWVGCVSGTALKVLHV; encoded by the exons ATGTCTCCATACCGGCTGATCGAGTACGATGTCGGCC AACCATTATATGGTGTCGGCTTCTCAAACTCGGCTTCTCATCCCCATCGCGTTGCCCTTACATCTCTCGTCACTGGTCCAACCAATAAGCTCTATATTGCAGACTTGTCCCACCCACCAGATACGCAGCCATCATCTCCATATCTACAAGCCAATAACGGCACATCGGGACCTTCCCATCCACCACCGACGTACAGGCAAATAACAAGCACTAGTCTTAGCTTACCGGCCACAAAAGTCGGGTGGGAGCCCGAAGGATCGGTCAGAGTAGATCAAGGTGGACGTGGAGAACTGTTAGCGACTACAGGTGAATCTCTGCATTTATGGGAAGTAGCCAAGGAATGGACAGAAGGAAGCGGGCATGTGGGACACAACGGCTGGGGAAATGAGCGATTCACCTTGAAGAGCCGCAGTATATTAAGCAAC ACCAAGGGTGCCCATGGTAGCCTGCCTCCAGTCACATCTTTCAGTTGGAATAATAAGTCTCCAAATAAAATTGTCACCTGTTCGATAGATACTACCGCGACACTGTGGGACATCAATACTGCTCAGGCAATGACGCAGCTTATTGCGCATGATCGCGCAGTCTATGACCT ATGCTGGCTTCCAGCTTCATCAGACATCTTTGTCTCTGTAGGCGCTGACGGCTCGCTTCGCGCCTTTGATCTCCGCCAACTTGAGCACTCGACCATTCTATATGAATCATCTCGTGATGCACCATTAGCAAGGATAGCGTTCAGTAAGAAAGAGCA GCATATGCTAGCATGTTTTGGTCTCGATGACTCCAAGatcctcatcctcgacATGCGCAGCCCCGGCAAGCCGGTTGCAGAGCTTATAGGTCACCAAGCACCATTAGGAGCCATTGCTTGGGGAGCGGGAGGTACAGGTAGTCGAGGCGAACCGACCGGAGGTGGTTGGCTAGCCAGTTGTG GCGATGACTCGCAGCTATTATTATACGACTTGACTGCACCTCTTCCCTCATCTCGTTCATCTTCGCGATCCAACTTCCGAAATTCCAACACTACTTCGCCCTATGTTCTTTCTCCATCTGTTACGCCCTCTTCTCAACGTACACCCTCACCCGCAGACGCCGTGGAGATGATGCCAGTTAAGGGCTGGACTGCGAAGGGAGAGATCAACAATCTTGCCTTCACCAACAATGGTGACTGGGTCGGCTGCGTTAGCGGCACCGCGTTGAAGGTACTGCATGTttga
- a CDS encoding ATP dependent DNA helicase, putative (Similar to TIGR gene model, INSD accession AAW44180.1), with protein sequence MATNDAGASVMPVANVQINYEEESAKIEDFLQNYVTRSRPRRNQSALPADDDAAAEDTSEDEDDLADGMGGLDVQGARRIKSKYLRMLREVANRRREDIVINLKDLKRYSNELSLLHNIQNNTRRYIQLFSDVIDKIMPAPDNEVDFTNDVLDLIMQQRREMNAQVDAGERSADAGMFPPELMRRYNVYFRPLRSDDVLAVRAVRGAHLGKLITVRGIVTRVSEVKPLLVVNAYTCDSCGNEIFQEITQKHFTPLTVCPSDVCVRNQTKGQLHMQTRASRFRPFQEVKIQEMADQVPVGHIPRSMTIHLYGTLTRSVNPGDVVHIGGIFIPTPYTGMRALRAGLLQDTFLEAMHVHQLKKQYNTMETTPEIQEAIADLKSDPALYARLANSIAPEIYGHEDVKKALLLLLVGGVTNSRKDGMKIRGDINVCLMGDPGVAKSQLLKYITKVAPRGVYTTGRGSSGVGLTAAVMRDPVTDEMVLEGGALVLADNGICCIDEFDKMEESDRTAIHEVMEQQTISISKAGITTTLNARTSILAAANPLYGRYNPKVSPVENINLPAALLSRFDVLFLILDSPTREDDERLAQHVCFVHMHNTHPELDFEPVDPTLMRHYIAECRKIEPRVPQALSEYIVSSYVQMRKQQQEDEAEEKSHSYVSARTLLAVLRLSQALARLRHDDIVQQGDVDEALRLMDVSKASLYEHSQQRNGEDQTSTSKIFRIIKDMAQRAADEEDDEEMGELAMMDVRNRVIAKGFTEMQLMETILEYENMDVLMRTGNGSRLQFVTA encoded by the exons ATGGCGACCAACGATGCCGGTGCCAGTGTTATGCCCGTAGCCAACGTGCAG ATAAACTACGAGGAAGAGTCTG CCAAGATTGAAGACTTTCTTCAGAATTATGTCACTAGGTCTCGCCCACGTCGTAATCAAAGTGCACTCCCCGCAGATGATGACGCAGCTGCCGAGGACACTTctgaagatgaggatgattTGGCCGACGGGATGGGTGGGCTGGATGTTCAAGGCGCTAGGAGGATAAAGTCCAAGTATTTGAGGATGCTGAGGGAGGTTGCCaacagaagaagggaagatATTGTCATTAATTTGAAGGATCTCAAGAGG TACAGTAACGAACTCTCGCTTCTTCACAACATCCAAAACAACACGCGTCGATACATTCAGCTCTTCTCGGACGTAATCGACAAAATCATGCCTGCGCCGGACAACGAGGTCGACTTCACCAATGATGTGCTTGACTTGATTATGCAGCAACGAAGGGAAATGAACGCTCAAGTTGACGCGGGGGAAAGGAGTGCGGACGCCGGAATGTTCCCACCAGAGCTGATGAGAAGATA CAATGTATACTTCCGGCCGCTCCGATCTGATGACGTCCTTGCTGTTCGAGCAGTTCGAGGTGCTCATCTCGGCAAGCTCATCACCGTGCGAGGTATCGTCACCCGTGTTTCTGAAGTTAAACCCCTCCTCGTCGTCAACGCCTATACCTGTGACTCATGTGGTAACGAAATCTTCCAAGAGATTACCCAAAAACATTTCACCCCTCTCACTGTTTGTCCCTCCGACGTCTGTGTCAGGAACCAAACCAAGGGCCAATTGCATATGCAAACTCGAGCCAGTAGATTCAGGCCTTTCCAAGAAGTCAAAATCCAAGAAATGGCCGACCAGGTTCCTGTAGGTCACATCCCCCGGTCGATGACTATCCATCTGTACGGCACTCTCACTCGATCTGTTAACCCTGGAGATGTCGTCCACATTGGAGGTATCTTCATCCCAACCCCTTACACTGGTATGCGAGCCCTTCGTGCGGGTCTTTTACAAGACACCTTCCTTGAGGCAATGCACGTCCACCAACTCAAAAAGCAGTATAATACGATGGAGACAACCCCTGAAATTCAGGAAGCTATCGCTGATCTCAAGTCCGATCCTGCCCTCTACGCTCGACTTGCCAACTCTATAGCGCCCGAGATTTACGGTCATGAGGACGTCAAAAAAGCCTTGTTGCTTTTGCTTGTCGGTGGTGTTACAAACTCAAGGAAGGACGGTATGAAGATCAGAGGCGACATCAATGTCTGTTTGATGGGTGATCCTGGTGTTGCCAAATCTCAATTGCTCAAGTACATCACGAAGGTTGCCCCTAGAGGTGTTTACACTACCGGAAGGGGTTCCAGTGGTGTCGGTTTGACAGCGGCGGTTATGAGAGATCCAGTTACTGACGAGATGGTCTTGG AGGGAGGTGCCCTTGTTCTCGCCGACAATGGTATCTGCTGTATCGATGAATTTGACAAGATGGAGGAATCTGACCGAACTGCCATTCATGAAGTCATGGAACAACAAAccatttccatctccaaGGCTGGTATCACCACCACTCTTAACGCGCGTACTTCTATCCTTGCGGCCGCGAACCCTCTTTACGGACGATACAATCCCAAAGTCTCTCCAGTTGAGAATATCAACCTTCCTGCAGCTCTTTTGTCTCGTTTCGATGTTCTCTTCCTTATCCTTGATTCTCCTACCAGGGAAGACGATGAGCGACTCGCCCAACACGTTTGCTTTGTCCATATGCACAACACCCATCCCGAGCTCGATTTTGAGCCCGTCGACCCTACATTGATGAGACATTACATTGCCGAGTGCAGAAAGATTGAGCCTCGTGTCCCTCAGGCCTTGTCGGAATACATTGTTTCCAGCTACGTACAAATGCGAaaacaacaacaagaaGATGAGGCGGAAGAAAAGTCTCACTCTTATGTTTCTGCCCGTACGCTTCTTGCCGTCTTGCGTTTGTCACAGGCGCTGGCCCGTCTGCGACATGACGATATCGTCCAGCAAGGCGATGTGGACGAAGCTCTTCGATTGATGGACGTCTCCAAGGCGAGCTTGTACGAGCACTCTCAACAGAGGAATGGCGAAGATCAGACAAGCACAAGCAAGATCTTCAGGATCATCAAGGACATGGCGCAAAGAGCTgcagatgaggaagatgacgaggagATGGGGGAATTGGCGATGATGGATGTGAGGAACAGGGTTATCGCCAAGGGTTTCACAGAGATGCAATTGATGGAGACTATCCTCGAG TACGAGAACATGGACGTGTTGATGCGTACCGGCAACGGCTCCAGGTTGCAATTTGTTACTGCCTAA